From Funiculus sociatus GB2-C1, a single genomic window includes:
- a CDS encoding ABC1 kinase family protein yields the protein MNRYPLVQSGGYDPKAIAQYYLYRPWLVIWRGINIIFSFARFFIGLKWDELWNVEMRQVASKHATELREILTRLGPTFIKVGQALSTRPDLIRKDFLEELIKLQDQLPSFDNAIAFNIIETELDRSIEEIFSEISPEPLAAASLAQVYKARLHTGEEVAVKVQRPNLLPTITLDLYLMRWAAGWVAPWLPLNLGHDLRLIVDEFGTKLFEEVDYLNEGRNAEKFATNFRDDPTVKVPAIYWRYTSNRVLILEWIHGFKLTDTERIKAAGLNTDSLIEIGVTSGLRQLLEHGFFHADPHPGNLFAMPDGRMAFIDFGMMDQMEEHTKENLVSAVVHLINKDYIELAKDFVKLGFLTPETNIIPIIPALETVLDQAIGESVRDFNFKTVTDKFSELMYEYPFRVPAKFALIIRSLVTQEGLALSLNPNFKIVEVGYPYVARRLLTGETPEMRRRLIEVLFKDAKFQWQRLENMIAIARSDDNFDLLPTAQLGLQFILSEEGQFLRRQLLIALTEDDRLHTEEVRRLWNLVKDDLKPARLFNVALGALTELSTEGVAALLPTVSTFSAFQHKS from the coding sequence GTGAATCGGTATCCACTCGTCCAGTCTGGGGGCTACGATCCAAAAGCGATCGCCCAATACTACCTTTATCGTCCTTGGCTAGTTATCTGGCGTGGCATCAACATTATTTTCTCCTTTGCGAGATTCTTTATCGGATTAAAGTGGGATGAATTGTGGAATGTAGAGATGCGACAAGTCGCGTCTAAACACGCCACCGAACTGCGGGAAATACTAACCCGCCTCGGCCCTACATTTATTAAAGTCGGTCAAGCCCTCTCCACGCGGCCCGACCTAATAAGGAAAGACTTTTTAGAAGAACTCATCAAACTACAGGATCAACTGCCGTCGTTTGATAATGCGATCGCCTTCAATATCATCGAGACAGAGCTAGACCGCTCCATAGAAGAGATATTTAGCGAAATCTCCCCAGAGCCTCTAGCCGCAGCCAGCCTAGCACAAGTATATAAAGCGCGTCTTCACACTGGCGAAGAAGTAGCAGTCAAGGTGCAACGCCCCAACTTGCTACCAACCATTACCCTAGACTTGTACTTAATGCGGTGGGCTGCTGGTTGGGTAGCTCCCTGGCTTCCCCTAAATTTAGGGCATGACCTGCGCTTAATTGTCGATGAGTTCGGCACCAAGTTATTTGAAGAAGTTGATTACCTCAACGAAGGACGCAACGCCGAAAAATTCGCCACAAACTTCCGCGACGATCCCACCGTCAAAGTTCCAGCAATTTACTGGCGATACACCAGCAACCGCGTTCTTATCTTAGAGTGGATTCACGGGTTCAAGCTGACAGATACTGAGCGGATCAAAGCAGCAGGTTTGAACACAGATAGCCTGATTGAAATTGGCGTAACATCAGGACTGCGACAGCTGCTAGAACACGGATTTTTCCACGCCGATCCCCATCCAGGCAACCTGTTTGCCATGCCAGACGGGCGGATGGCATTCATTGACTTTGGCATGATGGATCAGATGGAGGAGCATACCAAAGAAAACCTCGTCAGCGCCGTAGTTCACCTAATTAACAAAGACTACATCGAGTTAGCCAAAGACTTTGTGAAGCTAGGCTTTTTGACACCAGAGACAAACATTATTCCCATCATTCCGGCGCTGGAAACCGTGCTGGATCAAGCGATAGGCGAAAGTGTGCGAGACTTCAACTTCAAGACAGTTACAGACAAGTTCTCGGAACTGATGTACGAATATCCGTTCCGCGTCCCCGCAAAATTTGCCTTGATTATTCGTTCTCTGGTGACGCAAGAAGGATTAGCTTTAAGCTTGAATCCGAATTTCAAAATCGTCGAAGTTGGCTATCCCTATGTGGCGCGGCGTTTACTCACCGGGGAAACTCCCGAAATGCGGCGGCGGTTGATTGAGGTGCTGTTCAAAGATGCTAAATTCCAGTGGCAGCGATTGGAAAATATGATTGCGATCGCCCGCAGTGATGATAACTTCGATTTATTACCCACAGCACAACTCGGTTTACAGTTTATCCTTTCTGAAGAAGGTCAGTTTCTGCGACGGCAATTACTGATAGCTTTAACAGAAGATGACCGCCTTCATACCGAGGAAGTCCGACGCCTCTGGAATCTGGTTAAAGACGACCTGAAACCAGCACGGTTGTTCAATGTGGCACTGGGAGCCTTAACTGAACTCTCCACCGAGGGAGTCGCAGCGCTTTTGCCCACTGTTTCCACATTCTCTGCTTTTCAGCACAAATCTTGA
- a CDS encoding M1 family metallopeptidase: MNFQLSFDSDNTRHKSFELPGARPHYNPDRPGQVEHIFLDLALDIPNQSVVGTCTITLSPVRSGIDRLTLDAVNLNIHSVEVDESPQTFDYDGNELHIQMQTPTEMGKAVKVAIAYSVEKPQRGIYFITPNKHYPHKPTQVWTQGEDEDSRFWFPCFDYPGQLATSEIRVKIPKPLIAISNGELIETKEDGESKIYHWLQQQVHPSYLITLAVGDFAEIKDEWNGKPVTYYVEKNREQDARRSMGKTPRMIEFFSEKFGYPYPFPKYAQVCVDDFIFGGMENTSTTLLTDRCLLDERASLDNRLTESLVAHELAHQWFGDLVVIKHWSHAWIKEGMASYSEVLWTDEEYGAQDAAYYLLNEARSYISEDTSRYRRPIVTHVYREAIELYDRHLYEKGACVYHMIRTELGDELFLKAIHTFVQDNAHQTVETVDLLRAIEKATGRNLLFLFDQYVYRGGHPDFKVAYVWDADSKLAKITVTQTQAASDNNGSKSELFDLKIPIAFGYSQQEETGTDKQNPKSKIFKVQVNEREQSFYFPLEEKPEYVSFDVGNNFLKTVSLEYPVAELKTQLQFDPDPVSRIYAAEALAKKGGLEVVKALAAALQNDSCWGVRAEVAKQLSEVKLDQSFDALVVGLQDKEALVRRAVVQALAQIKTQESYKALKPLVEKGDASYYVEAAAANAIAGIGAAHLDEKPKQEKVLKLLHWVLKEKAGWNEVVRTGAIAGLSQLKTSPEALDLILEYTAPGVPQALRLAAIRALGAISTGQNNVNLERILEQLSELSKETFFLTQVSVAIALGQMETPKAIAILQSLADQTPDGRVRRIAEEAVERVQKNVGSDQAIKQLREELDQLKKQNQELKSRMENLEAKSSS, translated from the coding sequence ATGAATTTCCAGCTTAGTTTTGATTCCGACAATACACGTCATAAATCCTTTGAGTTACCGGGTGCTAGACCCCACTACAACCCAGACCGACCCGGACAAGTTGAACATATTTTTCTGGATTTAGCCCTCGACATTCCCAATCAAAGCGTCGTTGGCACTTGCACCATCACATTATCCCCTGTGCGGAGTGGGATTGACCGTTTAACTTTGGATGCCGTTAACCTAAATATTCATTCAGTGGAGGTTGACGAATCACCACAAACGTTTGACTATGATGGCAACGAGCTGCATATTCAGATGCAGACACCTACGGAAATGGGAAAAGCGGTAAAGGTAGCGATCGCTTACTCGGTGGAAAAACCCCAACGCGGCATCTACTTCATTACCCCCAACAAACATTATCCCCACAAACCGACGCAAGTCTGGACGCAAGGAGAAGATGAAGACTCCCGCTTCTGGTTCCCCTGCTTTGATTATCCGGGACAGTTGGCAACTTCAGAAATTCGCGTCAAAATTCCCAAACCTCTGATCGCTATTTCCAATGGAGAATTGATCGAAACAAAGGAAGATGGCGAAAGCAAAATTTACCACTGGTTACAGCAGCAAGTTCATCCTTCCTACTTGATCACTTTAGCTGTAGGTGACTTTGCGGAAATTAAGGATGAATGGAATGGCAAACCCGTAACATATTATGTGGAGAAAAATCGGGAACAAGATGCCCGGCGCAGCATGGGCAAAACTCCCCGGATGATTGAATTTTTCAGCGAAAAATTTGGCTATCCCTATCCTTTTCCTAAATACGCCCAAGTCTGCGTTGATGACTTCATTTTTGGCGGTATGGAGAACACTTCTACCACCCTGCTAACTGACCGCTGCTTGTTAGACGAACGGGCATCTTTAGATAATCGCCTTACTGAAAGTTTAGTTGCTCACGAACTCGCTCACCAGTGGTTCGGGGATTTAGTTGTTATCAAGCACTGGTCTCATGCTTGGATTAAAGAAGGCATGGCATCTTATTCAGAAGTGCTGTGGACAGACGAAGAATATGGAGCGCAAGATGCAGCTTATTATCTATTAAATGAAGCTCGTAGCTACATTTCAGAAGATACCAGTCGCTACCGTCGTCCAATTGTAACTCATGTTTACCGGGAAGCAATTGAATTGTACGATAGGCACCTTTACGAAAAAGGCGCTTGCGTTTATCACATGATTCGGACAGAGCTGGGAGACGAGCTATTTTTGAAGGCAATTCATACGTTTGTTCAGGATAACGCGCACCAAACAGTCGAAACAGTTGACTTGCTAAGAGCAATTGAAAAAGCTACCGGACGCAACTTATTATTTCTATTCGACCAGTACGTTTATCGCGGCGGTCATCCAGATTTCAAGGTTGCTTATGTTTGGGATGCTGACAGCAAATTGGCAAAAATTACGGTGACGCAAACTCAAGCGGCAAGCGATAATAACGGCAGCAAGAGTGAGTTGTTTGACTTAAAAATTCCTATTGCCTTTGGTTATAGTCAGCAAGAGGAAACTGGCACTGATAAGCAGAATCCAAAATCAAAGATTTTCAAGGTTCAGGTAAATGAGCGGGAACAAAGTTTTTACTTCCCCTTAGAAGAGAAACCCGAATATGTAAGCTTTGATGTGGGAAATAATTTCCTGAAAACTGTGTCTTTAGAGTACCCAGTTGCCGAACTCAAAACACAACTGCAATTCGATCCCGATCCGGTTTCTCGCATTTACGCTGCTGAGGCGTTGGCGAAAAAAGGTGGATTAGAGGTGGTAAAGGCTCTTGCTGCTGCTTTGCAGAATGACTCTTGCTGGGGAGTTCGGGCGGAAGTTGCCAAACAACTCTCTGAAGTTAAACTCGATCAGTCGTTTGATGCTTTAGTTGTCGGGTTGCAAGATAAAGAGGCTTTAGTACGTCGTGCAGTGGTGCAAGCACTAGCTCAAATCAAGACGCAAGAAAGCTATAAAGCACTGAAACCGCTGGTGGAAAAAGGAGATGCCAGCTACTATGTGGAAGCTGCCGCAGCTAACGCGATCGCGGGAATTGGCGCAGCGCACTTGGATGAAAAGCCCAAGCAAGAAAAGGTACTAAAGCTGCTGCACTGGGTACTGAAGGAAAAAGCTGGTTGGAATGAGGTTGTCAGGACGGGCGCGATCGCAGGTTTATCTCAACTCAAAACTTCACCAGAAGCTTTGGATCTGATTTTAGAATATACCGCGCCCGGAGTTCCGCAAGCTTTGCGCCTTGCAGCCATTCGCGCACTGGGAGCGATTTCCACAGGTCAGAATAATGTCAACCTGGAACGGATTCTAGAGCAATTAAGCGAACTTTCTAAAGAAACGTTCTTCTTAACGCAAGTTTCAGTTGCTATAGCACTGGGACAGATGGAGACTCCGAAAGCGATCGCGATTTTACAAAGTCTTGCGGATCAAACTCCCGATGGGCGAGTTCGTCGTATCGCGGAGGAAGCAGTTGAACGGGTGCAAAAAAACGTTGGTTCCGATCAAGCTATCAAACAATTGCGAGAGGAACTCGATCAGTTGAAAAAGCAAAATCAGGAGCTAAAAAGTCGCATGGAAAACCTAGAAGCCAAGTCCAGCAGCTAG
- a CDS encoding DUF3352 domain-containing protein: protein MSETKPNRLVPIVVGTAVLIAGGVGGYLYLKGGLGGDATSPLGSAKVVPDEALMAGFVSTDPKAWAQLEQFGTPEAQKLVAKGLNNFNKDMLTESNVSYEKDIKPWLGSVMFAVLPSSPVKPVQATPQSTQEPNVLMVVGIKDKISALNFAKKVKKAGSKEIDYKGIKITEDQGKSSKTYTAVLNNHLVLSDQRKTVELAIDTFKGQPSFAGKEGAANILSKGTNVQNSLAQFYVPDYGNMVEELLATNPNATPLPPETIKQLKALKSMVIGVGVDNAGIRMKAIGKIDPTAVVQAEYKPNAGNVVSQFPADTIALISGGGISRTWDAVVEQSKKDPEAQKAFEQTRLQLKESLNLDLDKDIFGWMDGEFAMAAIPSSQGILAPVGFGGALVFQTSDRKTAENTFTKLDALAKGNSITVAQRNVKGKAVTEWQIPQQGAFLGRGWIDQNTMFIAIGGPIADVIATKPSQTLDNSPSFKAATASLHKPNGGYFYLDMDKTMSLVNRQLPASQKNAIAPETAAVLNSIRGVGLTATQSDKTTAEIEVLLALKQKTGK, encoded by the coding sequence ATGTCTGAAACAAAACCAAATCGTTTAGTTCCTATTGTTGTTGGTACTGCCGTTTTAATTGCAGGTGGCGTAGGTGGCTATCTTTACCTCAAAGGTGGTTTGGGTGGCGATGCGACGAGTCCTCTGGGGAGTGCCAAAGTGGTGCCAGATGAAGCATTAATGGCAGGTTTTGTCTCCACAGATCCGAAAGCTTGGGCGCAATTGGAACAGTTCGGCACCCCGGAAGCCCAAAAGTTAGTTGCCAAAGGTTTAAACAATTTCAACAAAGATATGTTGACTGAATCCAACGTCTCTTATGAGAAAGACATTAAGCCTTGGTTAGGTAGCGTGATGTTTGCTGTGCTGCCATCGTCTCCAGTAAAACCTGTACAAGCTACGCCACAATCCACACAGGAACCGAATGTTTTGATGGTTGTCGGTATCAAGGACAAAATTAGCGCCTTGAATTTCGCCAAGAAGGTGAAAAAAGCTGGAAGCAAGGAAATTGACTACAAAGGTATCAAAATAACCGAAGATCAAGGTAAAAGTAGCAAAACTTATACGGCGGTTTTAAATAACCATTTAGTGTTGTCTGACCAAAGAAAAACTGTAGAATTAGCGATTGATACCTTCAAAGGTCAGCCTTCATTTGCTGGTAAAGAAGGCGCAGCCAATATTCTCTCGAAGGGTACAAACGTACAAAACTCCTTAGCTCAATTCTATGTGCCTGACTACGGCAATATGGTAGAGGAATTGTTGGCAACCAATCCTAATGCAACGCCATTACCTCCAGAAACAATAAAGCAGCTGAAGGCATTGAAGTCAATGGTTATTGGTGTTGGGGTCGATAATGCGGGTATACGCATGAAGGCGATTGGTAAGATAGACCCGACCGCGGTTGTGCAAGCAGAGTATAAACCCAATGCTGGCAATGTGGTGTCTCAATTTCCTGCTGATACTATTGCCTTGATCAGCGGCGGTGGTATCAGTCGTACTTGGGATGCGGTAGTTGAACAGTCGAAAAAAGATCCCGAAGCCCAGAAAGCATTTGAACAAACACGCCTACAACTAAAGGAAAGCCTGAATCTTGACCTAGATAAAGATATCTTTGGTTGGATGGATGGTGAATTTGCTATGGCTGCAATTCCATCTAGTCAAGGTATTTTAGCGCCAGTTGGCTTTGGTGGAGCTTTGGTGTTTCAAACAAGCGATCGCAAAACCGCTGAAAATACCTTCACTAAACTTGATGCACTTGCTAAAGGTAACTCAATCACGGTAGCCCAAAGAAATGTTAAAGGTAAAGCTGTCACTGAATGGCAGATACCGCAACAAGGCGCATTTTTGGGACGTGGCTGGATAGATCAAAACACCATGTTCATCGCTATCGGTGGCCCCATCGCTGATGTGATCGCCACAAAACCCAGCCAGACTTTGGACAATAGTCCATCGTTTAAAGCCGCCACAGCGTCGTTGCACAAGCCAAACGGAGGCTACTTTTACCTAGATATGGACAAAACCATGTCTCTAGTAAATCGCCAGCTACCTGCTTCCCAAAAGAATGCGATTGCGCCAGAAACAGCCGCTGTCCTCAATTCCATTCGCGGTGTCGGTCTAACTGCTACTCAGTCTGACAAAACAACTGCTGAAATTGAGGTTTTACTAGCCCTAAAGCAGAAAACTGGGAAGTAG
- a CDS encoding class I SAM-dependent methyltransferase, producing MTTAVKTAPGISSRLVNGLLAIKPLANLAKHQARTMMIKRAERIGVPWTNQVKELSQLDWETQLEKVQNSELVYPEYYVRSFHAYESGNLSWEAAWEVEVAAYAVHAGVWKDAGSQGDARLRQSFFDIVTSQISTQPQDILDLGCSVGMSTFALQDAYPQAKITGLDLSPYFLAVAQYQSQQRQKSIQWVHAAAESTGLPDASFDLVSIFLMCHELPQSATMQILREARRVLRPGGHLAIMDMNPKSEIFIKMPPYILTLLKSTEPYLDEYFALDIEQALVEAGFTAPTITFNTPRHRTVISQK from the coding sequence ATGACTACTGCTGTAAAAACTGCTCCCGGAATATCTTCGCGTTTGGTGAATGGATTGCTGGCGATCAAGCCGTTAGCCAATCTTGCCAAGCATCAGGCGCGAACTATGATGATTAAACGCGCCGAGAGAATTGGAGTACCTTGGACAAACCAAGTAAAGGAACTATCGCAACTCGACTGGGAAACTCAGCTAGAGAAAGTACAAAACTCAGAGCTAGTTTACCCAGAATACTATGTGCGCTCGTTTCATGCCTACGAAAGCGGTAATTTAAGCTGGGAGGCTGCTTGGGAGGTAGAAGTCGCCGCTTATGCCGTTCATGCTGGTGTCTGGAAAGATGCTGGTAGCCAGGGAGATGCTAGACTCCGCCAAAGTTTTTTCGATATTGTCACTAGCCAAATTTCCACCCAGCCGCAAGATATTTTAGACTTGGGGTGCAGTGTCGGGATGAGTACCTTTGCCCTGCAAGATGCCTATCCCCAGGCAAAAATCACTGGTTTAGACTTGTCTCCCTACTTTCTGGCAGTTGCCCAATACCAATCGCAACAGCGTCAGAAATCAATTCAGTGGGTTCACGCAGCTGCTGAATCTACAGGATTGCCCGATGCTTCATTTGATTTAGTTTCCATCTTTCTGATGTGCCATGAGTTGCCTCAATCGGCAACAATGCAAATTTTGAGAGAAGCCCGGCGCGTACTGCGTCCCGGTGGCCATTTGGCAATTATGGATATGAACCCAAAGTCGGAAATTTTCATCAAGATGCCACCGTATATCTTGACATTGCTCAAGAGTACCGAGCCTTACCTGGATGAATATTTTGCCTTAGACATTGAACAGGCGCTAGTAGAGGCAGGATTCACAGCACCAACTATTACTTTCAATACTCCTCGCCACCGCACGGTAATCTCACAAAAGTAA